The following are encoded together in the Zingiber officinale cultivar Zhangliang chromosome 8A, Zo_v1.1, whole genome shotgun sequence genome:
- the LOC122009257 gene encoding putative mannan endo-1,4-beta-mannosidase 9 isoform X1 — translation MDSTPPPSALSFHNSIPGRHRPVVAREFVMLLLLLLLGLSASGFGATAVYGGGGVGFVRRNGTQFVVDAAGGGRKPLEGINGFNAYWLMYKASFPEERWKVRAAFRDAAAHGLTVVRTWAFRDGGFRPLQASPGVYNEDVFQGLDYVISEASKYKIRLILSLVNNFDSFGGRRQYIEWAREAGHCLSSDDDFYTDNIIKDYYKNHVKAILTRVNTINGLSYKDDPAIFAWELINEPRCVSDLSGITLQGWIEEMVEYVKSIDDNHMLEVGLEGFYGESTPNRKKFNLIYDMGTDFISNNLVKGIDFATVHVYPDEWMPWSTNQTQMAFLDGWLRSHIADADAVLSMPLLVSEFGKKHSPASSSSSNGRRRSRRKAVGDERQSVYASVYDAVYASASGGGACRGGLFWQLLLGEEAMDDMRDGYEVVFSESPFLEHLIDMQSRRLNNLSDYRPSLIDSY, via the exons ATGGATTCCACGCCGCCACCCAGCGCTCTTAGCTTCCACAACTCAATCCCG GGACGTCATCGTCCAGTGGTGGCTCGTGAGTTTgttatgcttcttcttcttcttcttctggggtTGTCGGCTTCTGGATTTGGCGCAACTGCAGTTTATGGCGGCGGCGGCGTGGGGTTCGTGCGGAGGAACGGGACGCAGTTCGTGGTGGACGCCGCGGGCGGCGGCCGAAAGCCGCTGGAAGGGATTAACGGGTTCAACGCCTACTGGCTCATGTACAAAGCGTCGTTCCCGGAGGAGAGGTGGAAGGTTCGGGCGGCTTTCCGGGATGCCGCCGCGCACGGTCTGACCGTCGTCAGGACCTGGGCGTTCAGGGACGGCGGGTTCCGGCCGCTGCAGGCGTCGCCGGGCGTCTACAACGAGGACGTGTTTCAG GGTTTGGATTATGTGATATCGGAGGCCAGCAAATATAAGATCCGTTTGATTTTGAGTTTGGTGAATAATTTCGACAGCTTCGGGGGAAGAAGGCAGTACATCGAATGGGCAAGAGAGGCAGGCCATTGCCTAAGCTCCGACGACGATTTCTACACCGATAACATCATTAAAGATTACTACAAGAATCACGTCAAG GCAATTTTAACCAGAGTGAACACCATTAATGGTCTTTCTTATAAGGATGACCCCGCGATCTTTGCATGGGAACTCATTAATGAGCCACGCTGTGTGAGTGACCTTTCTGGCATTACACTACAG GGTTGGATAGAGGAGATGGTGGAGTATGTGAAATCCATCGACGACAATCACATGCTTGAGGTGGGTCTCGAGGGGTTCTACGGGGAGTCGACTCCAAATAGGAAAAAATTCAACCTCATCTACGATATGGGCACCGACTTCATCAGTAATAATCTAGTCAAGGGAATCGATTTCGCCACCGTCCATGTTTACCCCGACGAATG GATGCCGTGGTCGACGAACCAAACCCAGATGGCGTTTCTCGACGGCTGGCTCCGGTCCCACATCGCCGACGCCGACGCCGTCCTCTCGATGCCCCTCCTCGTCTCCGAGTTCGGCAAGAAGCACTCCCCCGCTAGTTCCTCGTCCAGCAACGGGCGGCGGCGCAGCCGGAGGAAGGCCGTGGGCGACGAGCGGCAGAGCGTGTACGCCTCCGTGTACGACGCCGTGTACGCCTCGGCGAGCGGCGGCGGAGCATGCCGCGGCGGACTCTTCTGGCAGCTCCTGCTCGGGGAGGAGGCCATGGACGACATGAGGGACGGGTACGAGGTGGTCTTCTCGGAGAGCCCTTTCCTCGAACACCTCATCGACATGCAGTCCCGCCGGCTCAACAATCTCAGCGATTATCGTCCTTCATTGATTGATAGCTATTGA
- the LOC122009257 gene encoding putative mannan endo-1,4-beta-mannosidase 9 isoform X2, producing the protein MLLLLLLLGLSASGFGATAVYGGGGVGFVRRNGTQFVVDAAGGGRKPLEGINGFNAYWLMYKASFPEERWKVRAAFRDAAAHGLTVVRTWAFRDGGFRPLQASPGVYNEDVFQGLDYVISEASKYKIRLILSLVNNFDSFGGRRQYIEWAREAGHCLSSDDDFYTDNIIKDYYKNHVKAILTRVNTINGLSYKDDPAIFAWELINEPRCVSDLSGITLQGWIEEMVEYVKSIDDNHMLEVGLEGFYGESTPNRKKFNLIYDMGTDFISNNLVKGIDFATVHVYPDEWMPWSTNQTQMAFLDGWLRSHIADADAVLSMPLLVSEFGKKHSPASSSSSNGRRRSRRKAVGDERQSVYASVYDAVYASASGGGACRGGLFWQLLLGEEAMDDMRDGYEVVFSESPFLEHLIDMQSRRLNNLSDYRPSLIDSY; encoded by the exons atgcttcttcttcttcttcttctggggtTGTCGGCTTCTGGATTTGGCGCAACTGCAGTTTATGGCGGCGGCGGCGTGGGGTTCGTGCGGAGGAACGGGACGCAGTTCGTGGTGGACGCCGCGGGCGGCGGCCGAAAGCCGCTGGAAGGGATTAACGGGTTCAACGCCTACTGGCTCATGTACAAAGCGTCGTTCCCGGAGGAGAGGTGGAAGGTTCGGGCGGCTTTCCGGGATGCCGCCGCGCACGGTCTGACCGTCGTCAGGACCTGGGCGTTCAGGGACGGCGGGTTCCGGCCGCTGCAGGCGTCGCCGGGCGTCTACAACGAGGACGTGTTTCAG GGTTTGGATTATGTGATATCGGAGGCCAGCAAATATAAGATCCGTTTGATTTTGAGTTTGGTGAATAATTTCGACAGCTTCGGGGGAAGAAGGCAGTACATCGAATGGGCAAGAGAGGCAGGCCATTGCCTAAGCTCCGACGACGATTTCTACACCGATAACATCATTAAAGATTACTACAAGAATCACGTCAAG GCAATTTTAACCAGAGTGAACACCATTAATGGTCTTTCTTATAAGGATGACCCCGCGATCTTTGCATGGGAACTCATTAATGAGCCACGCTGTGTGAGTGACCTTTCTGGCATTACACTACAG GGTTGGATAGAGGAGATGGTGGAGTATGTGAAATCCATCGACGACAATCACATGCTTGAGGTGGGTCTCGAGGGGTTCTACGGGGAGTCGACTCCAAATAGGAAAAAATTCAACCTCATCTACGATATGGGCACCGACTTCATCAGTAATAATCTAGTCAAGGGAATCGATTTCGCCACCGTCCATGTTTACCCCGACGAATG GATGCCGTGGTCGACGAACCAAACCCAGATGGCGTTTCTCGACGGCTGGCTCCGGTCCCACATCGCCGACGCCGACGCCGTCCTCTCGATGCCCCTCCTCGTCTCCGAGTTCGGCAAGAAGCACTCCCCCGCTAGTTCCTCGTCCAGCAACGGGCGGCGGCGCAGCCGGAGGAAGGCCGTGGGCGACGAGCGGCAGAGCGTGTACGCCTCCGTGTACGACGCCGTGTACGCCTCGGCGAGCGGCGGCGGAGCATGCCGCGGCGGACTCTTCTGGCAGCTCCTGCTCGGGGAGGAGGCCATGGACGACATGAGGGACGGGTACGAGGTGGTCTTCTCGGAGAGCCCTTTCCTCGAACACCTCATCGACATGCAGTCCCGCCGGCTCAACAATCTCAGCGATTATCGTCCTTCATTGATTGATAGCTATTGA